In Myxococcus stipitatus, the following are encoded in one genomic region:
- a CDS encoding DUF2019 domain-containing protein gives MEIELLVAQFAQHIAAQTDCILRGDSKTGNKHADKAFAAFAKLREKGDAGRDALASLLAAPQMDVRVTAAAFLLRHRTEEAKAVLEVAARGEGMAALGAQQTLKNWENGTWALDLRE, from the coding sequence ATGGAGATTGAATTGCTGGTGGCGCAGTTCGCCCAGCACATCGCCGCGCAGACGGATTGCATCCTTCGAGGGGACTCCAAGACCGGTAACAAGCACGCGGACAAGGCGTTCGCGGCATTCGCGAAGTTGCGCGAGAAGGGCGATGCGGGTCGGGATGCACTTGCCTCTCTTCTCGCTGCCCCACAGATGGACGTCCGCGTCACTGCGGCGGCTTTCTTGCTTCGACATCGAACCGAGGAGGCAAAGGCCGTCCTTGAGGTCGCAGCAAGAGGCGAAGGGATGGCGGCCCTTGGTGCGCAGCAGACGCTCAAGAACTGGGAGAACGGGACCTGGGCCCTCGACCTTCGGGAGTGA
- a CDS encoding helix-turn-helix transcriptional regulator, producing MNEVLAITIGSRAREVRLKLGLTRGEVAERVGLVEPAYGRLERGKVLPSVPVLHRLSTTLGLTPQDLMGMVPHAGGKKSTSPPVLEAETPELRRLLALARKMDTEELDALLRVATVLTR from the coding sequence ATGAATGAAGTCCTGGCAATCACCATTGGCTCACGAGCGCGAGAGGTACGGTTGAAGCTCGGCCTGACACGCGGAGAGGTTGCCGAGCGCGTGGGTCTCGTGGAACCCGCCTACGGTCGCCTGGAGCGAGGGAAGGTGCTCCCCAGTGTCCCCGTCCTCCACCGCCTCTCCACGACGCTGGGCCTCACTCCGCAGGATTTGATGGGCATGGTGCCGCATGCAGGGGGCAAGAAGTCGACAAGCCCCCCTGTCCTTGAAGCCGAAACCCCGGAGCTGCGCCGCCTCCTGGCCCTTGCGCGGAAGATGGACACCGAGGAGTTGGATGCCCTCCTCCGCGTCGCCACCGTCCTGACTCGCTAG
- a CDS encoding serine/threonine-protein kinase, with protein MSEVLTGKRVQREDSLLGSSSGRFPDQLGGRTHERGPGGRETGAVRLREPVLAALAPGVQVMGYTVERRLGSGGFGAVYLALCEGQAYALKLLDLARVGGRVEREVSILLQLNHPNVVGIHGFGKWPVASPEFGVIVMEYVDGRQLDDWASEENPSARQVARVVLDVARALDAAHGAGVLHRDVKEANVMVRTSDGAAKLVDFGVGDYVGAPGLTVDVLPPGTPEYRSPEAWSFFRKNAQVLGAIYAPGPSDDLWALGVALYQLLTGWPPFGGDHFTLADIVIAQEVMPPRQVNERVPSALNDVCMGLLEKSPASRMPSARALCVALEDALRGADLSWDVPLCDAFGADTATTEGGGDSLDKWLEEPLHRPRRGKKLQHEAPPPSKGQSPPPEEKAPSLPRPPRASRLLRGRGAAVLVGLLALVAVAVVWTWRTSRVAGAVPARQEVARSGSSSQAVQAPAPSFGKESTPAAVAAPAMLPEATTVKMEKTETPTPPKPTRKGVSIMSRAIVAVAACTGLAFPGTQVRPPPPSEPCPDGAIAAMEEWGVDVGDHHVVTMPVRKPQIITVSDGPSELTLLGKWNRMPAGTIFSGQLMVSDRVYGRFTHARTRDGKRFPVCLELQSESLVKGLERESGEDSPTSARVFTTGDVKAVSEFE; from the coding sequence ATGTCAGAGGTTCTCACCGGGAAGAGGGTGCAAAGAGAGGACTCCCTGCTGGGTAGTTCATCTGGTAGGTTTCCCGACCAGTTGGGAGGGCGCACACATGAGCGAGGGCCGGGTGGCCGGGAGACGGGTGCTGTGAGGCTGAGGGAGCCTGTCCTCGCTGCGCTTGCGCCTGGTGTCCAGGTGATGGGCTACACGGTAGAGCGGCGCCTGGGCAGTGGCGGCTTCGGGGCTGTGTACCTCGCACTGTGTGAGGGACAGGCTTACGCGCTGAAGCTGTTGGACTTGGCGCGAGTGGGCGGGCGTGTCGAGCGCGAGGTGTCCATCCTCTTGCAGTTGAACCACCCCAACGTGGTGGGCATTCACGGCTTTGGGAAGTGGCCGGTGGCATCTCCGGAGTTTGGCGTCATCGTCATGGAGTACGTGGACGGACGGCAGTTGGATGACTGGGCGTCCGAGGAGAACCCTTCCGCGCGGCAGGTGGCGCGCGTCGTGTTGGACGTGGCTCGGGCATTGGACGCGGCCCATGGAGCGGGAGTCCTGCACCGCGACGTGAAGGAGGCCAACGTCATGGTGCGCACCTCGGATGGTGCGGCCAAGTTGGTGGACTTCGGAGTGGGGGACTACGTAGGGGCTCCCGGCCTCACGGTGGATGTTCTTCCACCTGGGACGCCAGAGTACCGCTCACCGGAAGCCTGGAGTTTCTTTCGCAAGAACGCCCAGGTGTTGGGGGCCATCTATGCGCCGGGGCCCTCAGACGACTTGTGGGCGCTGGGGGTAGCCCTCTACCAGCTCCTCACGGGCTGGCCGCCCTTCGGCGGGGACCACTTCACGCTGGCGGACATCGTCATCGCGCAAGAGGTGATGCCTCCGCGCCAGGTGAATGAGCGCGTCCCCTCGGCACTGAACGACGTGTGCATGGGGTTGCTGGAGAAGTCGCCAGCGTCACGGATGCCGAGTGCCAGGGCCCTCTGTGTGGCGCTGGAGGACGCGCTGCGAGGTGCGGACCTGTCGTGGGATGTCCCTCTGTGTGATGCATTCGGGGCGGACACGGCGACGACCGAGGGAGGTGGGGACAGTCTGGACAAGTGGCTGGAGGAGCCGCTGCATAGGCCGCGACGGGGCAAGAAGCTCCAGCACGAGGCGCCGCCTCCGTCGAAGGGGCAGTCGCCACCACCCGAAGAGAAGGCGCCCTCTCTGCCACGCCCACCGAGGGCTTCTCGCCTTCTTCGAGGCCGAGGTGCGGCTGTCCTCGTGGGTCTCCTGGCGCTTGTCGCGGTGGCGGTGGTGTGGACCTGGAGGACGTCGCGCGTTGCGGGGGCCGTGCCAGCCCGTCAGGAAGTAGCGCGGTCTGGGAGTTCGTCCCAAGCTGTCCAGGCCCCAGCTCCCTCCTTCGGGAAGGAGTCCACCCCTGCGGCCGTCGCTGCCCCTGCGATGCTTCCCGAGGCTACAACTGTGAAGATGGAGAAGACCGAGACCCCGACGCCACCGAAGCCCACGCGGAAGGGCGTGAGCATCATGAGCAGGGCGATTGTCGCGGTGGCCGCATGCACGGGGTTGGCGTTCCCTGGCACGCAGGTGCGTCCACCTCCGCCTTCAGAGCCATGCCCAGACGGCGCGATTGCTGCGATGGAGGAATGGGGCGTCGACGTCGGGGATCACCACGTCGTTACCATGCCGGTGAGGAAGCCTCAGATCATCACTGTGTCGGATGGGCCCTCGGAGCTGACGCTACTGGGGAAGTGGAACCGAATGCCGGCTGGCACGATTTTCTCTGGGCAGCTTATGGTGAGTGACCGGGTCTATGGGCGCTTTACCCATGCTCGAACTCGCGACGGAAAGCGATTCCCCGTGTGCTTGGAGCTGCAATCCGAGTCCTTGGTGAAGGGCCTGGAGAGAGAGTCAGGGGAGGACAGTCCTACGTCGGCACGCGTTTTCACGACTGGGGATGTGAAGGCGGTCAGTGAGTTTGAGTGA
- a CDS encoding immunity 52 family protein, with translation MNESYYAGVYWGARKESSEECARRLKILLEGLPSVAPSLERWFQQGKSRADALKRPLHPTLAELEPFVRKGKDRTFDDLGFSIGGWNGAGDDYEATGFLLACGGYSEWGGNRCVYTLPSKGPSFENLLSATTLAELMRRTAGAWEPDWGVAISEQHRDLLKPRRPKGAPYVGWVTYLARHRGMVPSLPAPVRVELVEGKGTLIILTPERFTASNPDHVALAEQVRELLDRAGLLKPLQAQP, from the coding sequence GTGAACGAGAGCTACTACGCGGGAGTCTATTGGGGGGCCCGAAAGGAGTCGTCCGAGGAGTGCGCTCGGCGGCTGAAAATCCTTCTTGAAGGACTTCCATCTGTAGCGCCATCGCTTGAGCGCTGGTTTCAACAAGGTAAATCGCGTGCAGATGCGTTGAAGCGCCCACTGCACCCCACCCTTGCTGAACTCGAACCATTCGTCCGAAAAGGTAAGGACCGTACCTTCGACGACCTTGGATTTAGCATCGGTGGTTGGAATGGGGCTGGTGATGACTACGAAGCCACAGGCTTCCTCCTTGCGTGCGGTGGCTACTCTGAATGGGGGGGAAACCGTTGTGTCTACACGTTGCCGAGCAAAGGCCCGAGCTTTGAAAATCTCCTTTCAGCAACCACTCTCGCGGAGCTCATGCGAAGGACGGCTGGAGCTTGGGAGCCGGACTGGGGAGTGGCTATCTCGGAGCAACACCGAGATTTGCTGAAGCCACGGCGTCCAAAGGGAGCCCCATACGTCGGATGGGTGACCTACCTGGCTCGGCATCGCGGCATGGTGCCGTCTCTCCCCGCTCCAGTGCGGGTCGAGCTGGTGGAGGGCAAGGGGACGCTGATCATTCTCACCCCGGAGCGCTTCACCGCCAGCAATCCGGACCATGTGGCGCTGGCTGAGCAGGTGCGGGAACTGCTGGACCGCGCCGGATTGTTGAAGCCGCTCCAGGCTCAACCCTAG
- a CDS encoding Tox-REase-5 domain-containing protein, with the protein MLREVLATGEVSRGDLARRAARFKHVAVLRPDGYLAWVSSGRTQQKVEPVEWRDGAFRAHGFELGRFYSGRTGVFRLLDGELREANGFPIADVHDDADVISRGLDGAEEAFVGLALAVGKFFSTSPAENLEAFRQMPAAVVALIESSPEYLERFRYMTRGEQIQAASKMVTNLVATWGTASAVTRTLHGTSLATAEASVLVLSGRGVLSMESAAVPVGRAAAVLSGGPGAAIILQRAGAAAQQGGPSEGPGRWGPAEESMSSRAGRYQEQVTGHSADEAYWVGGVGKNSGGVKFDGFDKGVLLEAKGPGYANKFLDNLKPKVWFEKSGAKALVDQAGRQRAAARGAPIRWHIAEEKTAEAIRKLFDANDIEGIEVVFTPPMP; encoded by the coding sequence ATGCTGCGCGAGGTTCTGGCCACAGGCGAGGTGTCGCGCGGCGACCTGGCACGTCGCGCGGCGCGCTTCAAGCACGTCGCGGTGCTCCGGCCGGATGGGTATCTCGCGTGGGTCTCAAGTGGGCGGACACAGCAGAAGGTGGAGCCTGTCGAGTGGAGGGATGGCGCCTTCCGCGCGCACGGCTTCGAGTTGGGGCGCTTCTACAGCGGTCGCACGGGTGTCTTCCGGCTGCTGGATGGGGAGCTGCGGGAGGCCAACGGGTTCCCCATCGCGGACGTCCACGACGATGCCGATGTCATCAGTCGCGGTCTGGACGGGGCGGAAGAGGCATTCGTGGGGTTGGCCCTCGCGGTGGGGAAGTTCTTCTCAACCTCGCCAGCGGAGAACCTCGAAGCGTTCCGGCAGATGCCCGCCGCCGTGGTGGCGCTCATCGAGTCGTCCCCTGAGTACTTGGAGCGGTTTCGCTACATGACCCGGGGTGAGCAGATCCAGGCCGCCTCCAAGATGGTGACGAACCTCGTTGCCACCTGGGGGACGGCATCCGCCGTGACGCGCACGTTGCACGGGACCTCTCTGGCCACGGCGGAAGCCTCGGTGCTGGTGCTGTCGGGACGAGGCGTGCTCTCCATGGAGAGCGCGGCCGTGCCTGTGGGGCGTGCTGCGGCGGTGCTAAGCGGTGGACCCGGTGCGGCTATCATCCTTCAGCGGGCGGGTGCGGCGGCGCAGCAAGGAGGTCCGTCCGAAGGGCCCGGTCGGTGGGGCCCCGCCGAAGAGTCCATGTCCTCCCGGGCGGGGCGCTATCAGGAACAAGTCACGGGTCACTCTGCGGACGAGGCATACTGGGTCGGTGGAGTAGGCAAGAACAGCGGAGGCGTGAAGTTCGATGGCTTCGACAAAGGCGTGCTGCTCGAGGCGAAGGGGCCGGGCTATGCGAACAAGTTCCTCGACAACCTCAAGCCGAAGGTCTGGTTTGAGAAGTCGGGAGCAAAGGCCCTAGTCGATCAAGCTGGTCGTCAGCGCGCTGCCGCTAGGGGGGCACCAATTCGGTGGCACATTGCGGAGGAGAAAACCGCAGAGGCCATCCGGAAGCTGTTCGACGCCAACGACATTGAGGGAATCGAAGTTGTCTTCACTCCCCCTATGCCATGA
- a CDS encoding serine/threonine-protein kinase, with protein sequence MPTTTDSGRFVAQSLLPPPVTPNRPEPLFTLGSVRYEAVRELTVMPSGEVLLLAHRYVLDEDVPGPCLVRRLPSPVTYEERKRLVDEIQLAFRLSHPSIAQVFHLKIHRGAPHVVMEHVDGPSLDTLMSAGVARGKPVSEALALFIGAEVADALHYAHTLRGDDNRPLGIVHRDVNPRHVFLGNHGGVKLANFGAAYSLMVGRVRSPANLVRGDVAYASPEYVERQPVSPASDLFSLGVVLVELLTGKHLFDVADVPPAPDGMPPLHGEPFPSLPLTQMRVLLSRFGPADVESAVKELSPDVKAILHAALRVAPGERFATAADMGEVLRAALTKRHPSYGRQDAQQEIARVIAEGSCLRDMMEFGEAGIYPEGLDAHELEALSDDED encoded by the coding sequence ATGCCCACCACGACTGACAGCGGTAGATTCGTCGCGCAGTCTCTCCTCCCTCCGCCCGTGACTCCCAACAGGCCCGAGCCTCTCTTCACGCTGGGAAGCGTCCGGTATGAGGCCGTTCGCGAGTTGACGGTGATGCCCTCGGGTGAGGTGCTGCTGCTGGCCCATCGCTACGTGCTGGACGAGGACGTGCCGGGCCCGTGCCTTGTGCGGCGACTCCCGAGTCCGGTCACCTACGAGGAGAGGAAGAGGCTCGTTGATGAGATTCAGCTGGCCTTCCGCCTGAGTCACCCGAGCATTGCCCAGGTATTCCACCTGAAGATTCACCGAGGGGCACCCCATGTCGTCATGGAGCACGTGGATGGTCCCTCCCTGGACACGTTGATGAGCGCAGGTGTGGCGCGAGGAAAGCCGGTGTCCGAGGCGCTGGCCCTCTTCATTGGGGCCGAGGTCGCGGATGCCCTGCACTACGCCCACACGTTGCGCGGGGACGACAACAGGCCGCTGGGCATCGTCCATCGGGACGTCAACCCTCGCCACGTCTTCTTGGGGAACCACGGCGGCGTGAAGCTGGCCAACTTCGGTGCTGCCTACTCGTTGATGGTGGGGCGCGTCCGCTCACCCGCCAACCTTGTGCGAGGGGATGTGGCCTACGCCTCACCTGAGTATGTGGAGCGTCAGCCTGTGTCCCCGGCCTCGGACCTCTTCAGCCTCGGGGTGGTGTTGGTGGAGCTGCTCACGGGCAAGCACCTCTTCGATGTGGCGGATGTGCCTCCGGCTCCAGATGGGATGCCACCCCTCCATGGCGAACCGTTTCCGTCCCTGCCGCTGACGCAGATGCGGGTGCTGCTCTCCCGCTTCGGTCCGGCGGACGTCGAGAGCGCGGTGAAGGAGCTGTCGCCTGACGTGAAGGCGATTCTCCATGCGGCCCTTCGCGTCGCTCCTGGTGAGCGCTTCGCGACGGCTGCGGACATGGGAGAGGTGCTGCGCGCGGCCTTGACGAAGCGGCACCCCAGCTATGGGCGCCAGGACGCCCAGCAAGAAATTGCCCGTGTCATCGCGGAGGGGAGCTGCCTCCGGGACATGATGGAGTTTGGTGAGGCAGGCATCTACCCGGAGGGGTTGGACGCTCACGAACTCGAGGCGCTCTCCGACGACGAGGACTAG
- a CDS encoding DUF2381 family protein, with protein sequence MQALSLGVLLVVSLMSGSAAAQGSLMPGNGARRIELGPDEAGVPVAVAVSPGLSTVLLFDSELAQGAVELDTQTGFSIVDVGRMTLRVVPSTKAVPGEKFRVAVRFRDGAAPSGAAFLLTVHPARADSLVEVYRSPRTVESYQQEAREARAETQRCQEENLRLLSEHSTPGGLVGLLAVGGVDVNGVLGQIVSKTISVDPKSALQPFAVQSYRAKDRVALDVVLKDLRGEQSWTASGATLRGPSGIELKVLRVWQDSSIAPGDMGRVVIEAEASVESVRGSFSLKLWEAEGARTVTIGNVRFP encoded by the coding sequence ATGCAAGCATTGTCATTGGGCGTTCTCCTCGTGGTCTCCCTCATGTCGGGAAGTGCGGCGGCCCAAGGGAGTTTGATGCCGGGCAACGGCGCTCGGCGCATCGAACTGGGACCTGATGAAGCCGGAGTGCCCGTTGCGGTCGCCGTCAGCCCTGGACTGTCTACGGTGCTTCTCTTCGACTCCGAGCTGGCGCAAGGTGCCGTCGAATTGGATACGCAGACGGGGTTCTCCATTGTTGATGTGGGGCGCATGACCCTGCGGGTGGTTCCCTCTACGAAAGCGGTTCCTGGAGAGAAGTTCCGCGTGGCAGTGCGATTCCGTGATGGTGCAGCTCCTTCTGGAGCGGCATTCCTGCTCACGGTCCATCCCGCGCGTGCGGACAGTCTCGTTGAGGTGTACCGAAGTCCGAGGACCGTTGAGTCGTATCAACAGGAGGCGAGGGAGGCGAGAGCCGAGACGCAACGCTGCCAGGAAGAGAATCTGCGGTTGTTGTCCGAGCACAGCACGCCGGGTGGCCTCGTTGGACTGCTCGCGGTTGGCGGCGTCGACGTGAATGGCGTGTTGGGGCAAATTGTGAGCAAGACGATTTCAGTGGACCCGAAGAGCGCGCTCCAACCCTTCGCCGTTCAGAGTTACCGCGCGAAGGACCGTGTAGCTCTTGACGTCGTCCTTAAGGACCTGCGAGGCGAGCAGTCGTGGACTGCGAGCGGCGCCACGCTCCGTGGCCCGTCTGGCATCGAGTTGAAGGTGCTTCGGGTATGGCAGGACTCCTCCATCGCCCCGGGAGACATGGGCCGTGTGGTGATTGAAGCCGAAGCATCTGTCGAATCGGTACGAGGGTCCTTTTCGCTCAAGTTGTGGGAGGCGGAAGGAGCCCGCACGGTGACGATCGGCAACGTGCGATTCCCCTGA
- a CDS encoding TetR/AcrR family transcriptional regulator, protein MGISERKERQRAELREQILRVAREMVVKEGFSALSMRKLAEAVEYAPATLYLHFENREAIARELCVRGFGELLAELEPAASAKEPLERLAVMAAAYVRFGLAHPETYRLIFLEDPRLSSELFEGAPDGAGPRSFALLSGVFEDLKSAGRLSAEAQPARLAETLWAGLHGIVSLKLTCAAFKDTSAEDLRDTLLATMVHGLPGLKPAKGAKSPARER, encoded by the coding sequence ATGGGGATTTCGGAGCGGAAGGAGCGGCAGCGGGCGGAGCTGCGGGAGCAGATTCTGCGGGTGGCGCGGGAGATGGTGGTGAAGGAGGGGTTCAGCGCGCTGTCGATGCGCAAGCTGGCGGAGGCGGTGGAGTACGCGCCCGCGACGCTCTACCTGCACTTCGAGAACCGGGAGGCGATTGCCCGGGAGTTGTGCGTGCGAGGGTTCGGGGAGCTGTTGGCGGAGCTGGAGCCCGCGGCCTCGGCCAAGGAACCGTTGGAGCGGTTGGCGGTGATGGCGGCGGCCTATGTGCGTTTCGGGTTGGCGCACCCGGAAACGTACCGGCTCATCTTCCTGGAAGACCCCAGACTGTCGAGCGAGCTCTTCGAAGGAGCCCCGGACGGGGCGGGTCCGCGTTCGTTCGCTCTCTTGAGCGGCGTGTTCGAGGACCTGAAGTCAGCGGGGAGGCTGTCAGCGGAGGCACAGCCCGCGCGACTCGCGGAGACACTGTGGGCGGGCCTGCATGGGATTGTGAGCCTGAAGCTGACGTGCGCGGCGTTCAAGGACACGTCGGCGGAGGATCTGCGCGATACGCTGCTGGCGACGATGGTGCACGGGCTTCCAGGCCTGAAGCCGGCGAAGGGTGCGAAGAGCCCGGCGAGAGAACGTTGA